The stretch of DNA taggtacattcccgctccaaattcactcttcctccaaatgcatgctaaacggacggtaaaaggctcgattttactactttctggtccattcctgcaaatagaataaaacaaaccaaagtagcatattcggggcatttcgtagcataaaactacgataatagcattgAAATACGTGCATagaaaggccaaaaaggactataaaatgcacgtatcaaacctTATTTTCATTAAGGCGATGGTCTGTGCTAGACCGTCTAGCGATGGGTTAATCTCTAAGCTATTCATAGAGAACCGTAACTGATAGGCAGCTAAGATAACAAACCCACTTTTCTATTATGTTGGTGAAATATCTCTCGTATCCATTAGGGTTGTTCTTAAATAATATATAATGAGTTGATGTTTGGGAAACATAACCCTTATTTCCGTAAACCAAACTTATTTCTACTCATTTGTTATTCTTGCCAATGAAACTCTCACTTTTGGCAGCTCCGTTCTTTCTCGTTTCTTAACGGTTTTCAGTAATTATTGCGCTATCCTCTTCATCTCGCGGTAAGCTTCACTTTCGTACCAATTTCATTCCAGTTCAGTTCTTATTTTACGTTTCCTAGTAGCTTTAAAACATGTAAGATTAACGTCATTTACGTTCCGATTTCGACATAGATTCAAACTCAGACGACCGGGATGCCGATTCATACGTCGTTGAAGACTCCGTTAAATACTAAGCTCTAAAAAGGTAACGTAGACGACTGTCATCGGTATGACGTTGCAGTTTTGCGGTCTAGTATGCTAGATTGATTAATAATGGTGCAAGTTATTTACACGTTTGGCTTATGTTGATTGATCAAATGAAGATTGTTAGTAGTTTGGTTTAGTTAGTCCTGTTGCCGTTTGCGTATATAGTTGTACGAGTTTCGTTCTTCTACTAGTATAGGTTGATTTCGTTGAGTATGCATAACATGCATGTCTGCGTGGGTTATTTTTGTATTGACTTCTAAAAacattaatattaaatatgtTACCATTGTAAATATGAGTAATGGTTAATATGGGCTAAGTGTTTTTTAATCTTGTCGTCTAGTTAGTAATTAGAACTAATGATAGTTTTGGTTTTAATAATGGATTAATGGTGTTGTACAATTACGAAAAGTAAGCTagactttttctctctctgcaacactattcatgtggtcccttttctccactaacccattttgttaccattttaactcacaaaatatccggcacaaatggtaacccgtcacaagggagaccaattggtttatacacaaattcttgtttgtgatttggcacacatatccgtcactcttgaatgacggataccattttacctcacaaagtacccactttttctctctctgcaacactattcatgtggtcccctttctccactaacccattttgttaccattttaactcacaaaatatccggcacaaatggtaacccgtcacaagggagaccaattggtttatacacaaattcttgtttgtgacggcacatattcgtcactcttgagtgacggataccattttacctcacaaagtacccactttttctctctctgcaacactattcatgtggttccctttctccactaacccattttgttaccattttaactcacaaaatatccggcaCAAAtagtaacccgtcacaagggagaccaattgatgtTTATAATATAACCAATATGTGATAGTTTTAGTGCCTTCGTTTTGCCTGCTTATTAAATCATAACAGTGGAGTATATTGCATGAAAAGTTACGTCTGGTGATTGGTCATGAAAAATATAATAGAATACCTCTTATTATTTTTGTTACTGTTTAGAATATACGATAGTATTGTGTATGTacttttgttaattaattttgcTGCGTCGTATTGGTATGAGTGTTGCAGTTACATACTCTTAGCCCTTATAGTTTTTGCTTCATATTAATTAGTTCACCAATTCCAGTAATTATGAATCGTCTTAATTTATCAGATTCACTTGTATCCTAATAGGTGTGTGTATGGGCAGTCTAGGCAGATCGGAGTTGTCCTATTATCCCGGCTGTTTATAGGCTGATATGGAGTCTATGGGGTCATCAGCCGGTATGTTTATAGGCTTGGTGATTATCGAATTGGGGTACGTTTATCCCGAAAGTGTGGCCatacttagactaggaccgtatataTTCAACGTAGTCCGACCGTAGGGATAAGGTAACAATGATGGGTTGCCTTGACGTTTCGCCTTACTGAGTGGTAATTGATTTAATATGTTTGTTTAATAAGTTTACCtttaaatgagtcatttgatttATTTAGTTTAAAGTGTGTTAATTTATAATGAGCTTATAATTTTAATTGTATATATGTTTATTGGTAAGTCATTTGTtcattattgatttgttttaATTACTTGGTTGCTTTATCATGATGTAATATGGTTGGGAGGACatccgagttactccccactgagtGTGGCAGTCATTCTTATGACTCACATGTGGTTGATGGTTGCTTATTATTATTGCTGGAGTTGCATcgagtgagctagcgagcaccatTGTTTTAGCGCTCTCTATTAGTTTTTATTTGACTCTTGTTTTAAACTTTATTTCATTTCGGATATAGGGGTATTGATTCCCCGTAGACCTTATATTTCCATTTGAGAACTCAATTTTATTTAGTAGCTACCGCGGTGTCAGGGTGTTTTCGCCACCTTGAACTTAATTTATATTCTTGTTTTACCGTGgctgttacagttggtatcataGCATGGTTGCTCCCAACGCTCACACTCGGTAAacccaaataaaatattaaaatttaagcttaaccttaatgactaaaatgagagatgggtagacagttaaggacctaagttggtagtctgcATGTGTCTGTGTGTTTGTTTGGGTGATTAGCACCATTATTAGGTTCTAACCCTGTCTTATTTAGAGTAGAGATGACAGGCAGACCTGGTAATGTGAACAATGCTATTCTCCAAGCCCTTACTCAATTGCTCCAGAatcataataacaacaacaacaacaatatcaacaacaacaacaacaataacaaccagAACCAGTATACTAATATTGCAAGCCGGATTGCCAAGAGTAATGCAAAGATTTATGATGGAACCCGTATACTAATATTGCAAGCCGGATTGCCAAGAGTAATGCAAAGATCTACCGTGTTGTAGAGGCTGATAAGGTTAACATTGCTGCATATTTTCTCGAGAAGGAAGCTGACCGTTGGTGGGCTATGATTGGTCCCACTACAACTTTGGAACCACGTTTTGGCTGGGAAATATTTAAGATTCTTTTGGAAGCAAGATTTTACCCTGCTCAATTGAAACACCAGAAGATGGAAGAGTTCCTTAATTTCAAGCAAGGGGATTTATCCGTACAGGAGTATACTGATAAGTTTAATGCTCTAGCCCATTTCGCTGAACCTATGATTCCTAATGAAGCACAAAAGACTTTCTTTTTCAGGCAGGGCATAAAGGCTAAGATCCAGGGTATGGTAAGAAGGGATACTAACACTTTTGCTCGTGTTTATGATGAAGCTCTTTGGGCTGAGGGTGCTATTGAAGCTGTCAGACTTGAATCGGTAGCTGAGACTGCTAAATCTTCCAAGAGGCCATTTACTCCTTCTACTTCGCAGCCCTACAGTTTCAAGAAGGGCAAGCATGGGAACCAGAAGGGATTTCAGAAGAATGTTTCGATCAAAGACAAAGTATGCTACAATTGCCAGAAGACTTACCACCCTGGGAGGTACTGTAAGGGTAATCCTTTAGGATGTTATAATTGCAAAGAACAGGGTCACAAAGCTGCTGATTGTCCTAAGAAAGATATTACTCCTGCTATAGCGAATGTCCCTATACCAAAGGGACGTATCTTCATGATGAGCCGTGCTAAGGCTGAGGCACACCCAGATGTGATTACTGGTATGTTTACAGTTTCAGATATTCCTGCTTATATTTTATTCGATACtggcgcatctttatcttttatatccGCATCCTTTGCCAAGAAAGCTGCTCTTGTTTCCCATTCTGCTGAGACCACTCCTATTTCCTTACCGTCGGGTGAAGTTGTTTCATGTTCAACGGTATTCAAGGATGTTCCTATCTTTATTGCGGGATCTATCCTTCCAGCTACTCTTATTTGTTTCTCCTTAGCCGAATTTGACATCATTCTAGGCATGGATTGGTTATCCCGTTATGATGCTAGATTTCAATGTCGAGACCAGAAGATTTTTCTTAAGAGTCCGTGTGGTACGAAGTTGACGTATAATGGAATGAGAATACAACCAGGTATCAAGTTAATTTCAGCAATAAATCTTATTGGCATGCAGAGGAATGGACACCAAGTACATCTATGTGTGGTGACCAATGCTTCATCGTTACCGAAACTTGAAGATGTTCCAGTTGTCAATGAGTATGCcgatgtttttccagatgagcTATCAGGTATACCTTCAAAGAGGGACGTTGAGTTTGCTATCGATCTTTTACCAGGGACTAGACCTATTgctaaagcaccttatcgtatgaCTCCTATCGAATTGCAAGAATTGAAGAAGTAGCTAGATGAAATGATCTAGAAGGGTTTTATCCGCCCAAGTTCTTCTCCTGGGGTTCTCCTGTtttgttcgtgaagaagaaggatggtagtataAGGTTGTGTATAGTACCGTGAGTTGAACCGCGTAACCATCAAGAATAAGCACCCGCTGCCCAGGAttaatgatttgtttgatcagttgaaggGTGCAAGTGTGTTCTCCAAAATTGCCTTAAGATCAGGCTATCATCATATTCCACTTAAAGAGGCCGATATACCGAAGACCGCtttcagtacgagatatggtcattatgagtttaaggtgatgccttttgggttaacgAATTCTCCTACAGTtttcatggaccagatgaatagGACTTTCAGggagtatttggataagtgtgtggtggttttcattgatgacatcttgatttATTCGAAGGGTGAGAGTGAGCATAAAGTGCAACTCCGTGCAAAGTTTTCTAAGTGTGAATTCTGGTTAAAAGAGGTGTCATTTTTAGGGCATATCATCTCAAAGGAAGGTGTGATGGTGGATCCTTCTAAGGTGAAGGCTGTTTTGCAATGGAAGAGTCTGACTAATGTCATCGAGATTCGAAGCTTCTTGGGTTTGGCTGGTTATTATCGCAGATTTGTCAAGGATTTTTCTAAACTGGCGAGACCTatgactcaattgttgaagaaGGAATCAAAGTTTATTTGGTCTGAGGCGTGTGAGAAGGCTTTTCAAGAGTTGAAAGCAA from Silene latifolia isolate original U9 population chromosome 10, ASM4854445v1, whole genome shotgun sequence encodes:
- the LOC141607662 gene encoding uncharacterized protein LOC141607662, translating into MVVVNGNESMMMEVVGSSDDARFEMEQRCIVVGPWLGVAAAAAAVIEFRCRAVGMMMNAEADKVNIAAYFLEKEADRWWAMIGPTTTLEPRFGWEIFKILLEARFYPAQLKHQKMEEFLNFKQGDLSVQEYTDKFNALAHFAEPMIPNEAQKTFFFRQGIKAKIQGMVRRDTNTFARVYDEALWAEGAIEAVRLESVAETAKSSKRPFTPSTSQPYSFKKGKHGNQKGFQKNVSIKDKVCYNCQKTYHPGRYCKGNPLGCYNCKEQGHKAADCPKKDITPAIANVPIPKGRIFMMSRAKAEAHPDVITGMFTVSDIPAYILFDTGASLSFISASFAKKAALVSHSAETTPISLPSGEVVSCSTVFKDVPIFIAGSILPATLICFSLAEFDIILGMDWLSRYDARFQCRDQKIFLKSPCGTKLTYNGMRIQPGIKLISAINLIGMQRNGHQVHLCVVTNASSLPKLEDVPVVNEYADVFPDELSGIPSKRDVEFAIDLLPGTRPIAKAPYRMTPIELQELKK